One Brassica napus cultivar Da-Ae chromosome C2, Da-Ae, whole genome shotgun sequence DNA window includes the following coding sequences:
- the LOC106399097 gene encoding uroporphyrinogen decarboxylase 1, chloroplastic-like — translation MKKFPALGHFANDRKEINEFVPSVNRTFLTLLTDLLLVNIAKGQAGRYTTIYQKLALKHPSFRGNTDLIMVISLQPRLPFIPDDVICLLCILTPLPAFGVLFDNEGVKDPVIQSPIGPEEYLKRLHPIDLEKLQFVGAPWTITTYIVEGGTTWTYTVIKSLCHTAPYVLRALLSKIKSKSSQSTLCNKLST, via the coding sequence ATGAAAAAGTTTCCAGCTTTAGGTCATTTCGCTAATGATCGCAAAGAGATCAATGAATTTGTACCTTCAGTTAATAGAACTTTTCTTACATTATTAACAGATCTATTGTTGGTTAACATTGCTAAAGGGCAAGCAGGAAGGTATACGACTATTTACCAGAAGCTCGCTCTGAAACACCCTTCCTTCAGAGGCAACACTGATCTTATCATGGTAATCTCTTTGCAGCCTAGGCTACCATTCATACCAGACGATGTCATTTGTCTTCTCTGCATCCTCACTCCTTTACCAGCCTTCGGTGTCCTGTTTGACAACGAGGGAGTTAAAGACCCTGTGATCCAGTCTCCCATCGGACCTGAAGAATATTTAAAGAGATTGCACCCTATTGATCTTGAGAAACTTCAGTTCGTTGGAGCGCCTTGGACAATCACGACTTATATCGTTGAAGGAGGAACAACTTGGACATACACAGTGATAAAGAGTTTGTGCCACACTGCACCATATGTACTGAGAGCTctattatctaaaataaaatcaaagtcATCACAGAGTACATTGTGTAACAAGTTGAGCACGTAG